A genome region from uncultured Roseibium sp. includes the following:
- the phnG gene encoding phosphonate C-P lyase system protein PhnG: MTDTIASSPTHDLPPGHDRKAVMSVLASASAEDLANAYERLDTLPAFDLVRQPETGLVMVRGRMGGTGSPFNLGEVTVTRCVVRLESGEAGSSYCLGRHKQKALQAAVIDALWQRADDRERIETEIVAPLARIRAEADDDLKAETAATKVDFFTMVRGDD; the protein is encoded by the coding sequence ATGACCGACACAATCGCTTCATCCCCGACACACGACCTTCCGCCCGGCCACGACCGCAAGGCGGTCATGTCTGTGCTCGCTTCGGCCAGCGCCGAAGATCTCGCCAATGCTTATGAACGGCTCGACACGCTGCCGGCCTTCGACCTGGTTCGCCAGCCGGAAACAGGCCTCGTCATGGTTCGGGGTCGCATGGGCGGCACCGGCAGCCCGTTCAATCTCGGTGAAGTCACGGTCACCCGCTGCGTGGTCCGCCTCGAGAGCGGCGAGGCCGGCAGCTCCTATTGCCTCGGACGTCACAAGCAGAAAGCGCTTCAGGCGGCCGTCATCGACGCTCTGTGGCAGCGCGCAGACGACCGGGAGCGGATCGAGACGGAAATCGTCGCCCCGCTTGCCCGGATCCGGGCAGAGGCCGATGACGACCTGAAGGCGGAAACCGCAGCGACCAAGGTCGACTTTTTCACCATGGTCCGGGGAGACGACTGA
- a CDS encoding carbon-phosphorus lyase complex subunit PhnI, whose product MYVAVKGGETAIRNAHTLLAKRRRGDTSVPALNLDQIAEQLAISVARVMGEGSLYDEQLAALAIKQARGDLIEAAFLIRAYRTTLPRFGYSQPIDTAKMLVERRISATYKDLPGGQLLGPTFDYSHRLLDFALAADAEGEIKAPVRRDSADEAMPRVTDLLDGEGLMEADPVSDEDAPVGDLTREPLSFPADRDLRLQNLARGDEGFLLSLAYSSQRGYGRTHPFTGEIRYGAVEVEFFAEELGFAVSLGTIKVTECQMVNQFQGTAKSSPKFTRGYGLVFGQVERKAMAMSMVDRALRWEELGEEQVAPVQDTEFVMSHSDNIQATGFVEHLKLPHYVDFQAELDLVRRMRDEWFAAREAEEKASRDQKEAAE is encoded by the coding sequence ATGTATGTTGCCGTCAAGGGCGGTGAAACCGCGATCCGCAACGCCCACACGCTTCTCGCCAAGCGACGCCGGGGCGACACGAGCGTTCCCGCCCTCAACTTGGACCAGATCGCCGAACAGCTTGCAATTTCCGTCGCCCGGGTCATGGGCGAGGGCTCGCTCTATGACGAACAGCTGGCTGCCCTTGCCATCAAGCAGGCGCGTGGCGATCTGATCGAAGCGGCCTTTCTGATCCGCGCCTACCGCACCACCCTGCCGCGCTTCGGTTACAGCCAGCCGATCGACACGGCGAAAATGCTCGTGGAACGGCGCATTTCGGCAACCTACAAGGACCTGCCGGGCGGACAGCTTCTGGGTCCCACCTTCGATTACAGCCACCGCCTGCTGGACTTCGCTCTGGCCGCCGACGCCGAAGGCGAGATCAAGGCCCCGGTCCGCAGGGACTCCGCTGACGAGGCCATGCCCCGCGTGACCGATCTTCTGGACGGCGAAGGCCTGATGGAAGCCGATCCGGTGTCTGACGAGGATGCACCCGTCGGCGATCTCACCCGTGAACCGCTGTCCTTCCCGGCCGACCGGGACCTGCGGCTGCAGAACCTTGCGCGCGGCGACGAAGGCTTTCTCCTCAGCCTCGCCTATTCCTCCCAGCGCGGCTACGGCCGCACCCACCCCTTCACCGGCGAAATCCGCTACGGCGCGGTCGAGGTGGAATTCTTCGCGGAAGAGCTGGGCTTTGCCGTCAGCCTCGGCACCATCAAGGTGACCGAGTGCCAGATGGTCAACCAGTTCCAGGGCACGGCCAAGTCTTCGCCCAAGTTCACCCGTGGCTACGGCCTTGTCTTCGGCCAGGTGGAACGCAAGGCCATGGCCATGTCGATGGTCGACCGGGCGCTCCGCTGGGAAGAACTCGGCGAGGAACAGGTCGCGCCCGTTCAGGACACGGAATTCGTCATGTCCCATTCCGACAACATTCAGGCGACCGGTTTCGTGGAGCACCTGAAGCTCCCCCACTATGTCGATTTCCAGGCCGAACTCGACCTCGTCCGCCGCATGCGGGACGAGTGGTTCGCCGCACGCGAGGCGGAAGAGAAAGCCTCCCGAGACCAGAAGGAGGCCGCAGAATGA
- a CDS encoding CYTH and CHAD domain-containing protein, with protein MSKSPKEIELKLEVSPDVLDQLKRGGALQRFAGGRAVTKPLLSIYFDTPDQALRKAKTSLRVRKVGRSWVQTAKLGTGVAGGLSSAVEAEHPIKGRAIDFSVIEDVDVLKTLTDLIGDKPLGECFETDIRRTTRLLTSKEDGSQIEVAFDLGEVKAGERTQTLAEVEFELKTGSGARLLEAAREIMGAAPFRLSPYSKAERGFRLADGTEETAIRPKGAEDVSLPPEETVELAFREVLRSCLTQIADNRAAILESDDPEGPHQFRIGLRRLRSAFRLFKPVLNPLTLKSLDAQARILATEAGKVRDLDVLTDEIVSPLARIAPEGIGLEPLLEHLRTIREESRAALHAHLKEPDVNAFLFDLAAYTEGRGWLDLHDFDQTARLAQTIRVYSRKALDKQWKKVSRYGARIDDLTIPERHEMRKALKKLRYGVEFFGSLYPKSDLKPFLKRMKRLQDIFGYLNDVAMAEKLAALPNISGKSSRQVLLAIGFVIGWHEAQSSGTWPHAKGYWQDTKKVPKFWL; from the coding sequence ATGAGCAAGTCGCCCAAGGAAATCGAGCTGAAGCTCGAAGTGTCACCGGACGTTCTGGATCAGCTGAAACGTGGCGGAGCATTGCAACGCTTCGCCGGCGGCCGGGCCGTTACCAAACCCTTGCTGTCGATCTATTTCGACACCCCCGACCAGGCGTTGCGCAAGGCGAAAACCTCGCTGCGCGTCCGCAAGGTCGGGCGGTCCTGGGTCCAGACCGCAAAGCTTGGAACCGGCGTTGCCGGCGGCCTTTCCAGTGCCGTGGAAGCGGAACATCCGATAAAGGGCCGGGCGATCGACTTTTCGGTCATCGAGGACGTGGACGTTCTGAAGACCCTCACCGACCTCATCGGTGACAAGCCGCTCGGCGAGTGTTTCGAAACCGACATACGCCGCACCACCCGCCTGCTGACGTCAAAGGAGGACGGCAGCCAGATCGAGGTTGCCTTCGACCTGGGCGAGGTCAAGGCCGGCGAGCGGACCCAAACCCTGGCCGAGGTGGAATTCGAACTGAAAACCGGTTCCGGCGCCCGCCTGCTGGAAGCGGCGCGGGAGATTATGGGCGCGGCCCCATTCCGGCTGTCGCCTTACTCCAAGGCCGAGCGCGGCTTTCGTCTCGCCGACGGCACCGAGGAAACGGCCATACGGCCGAAAGGCGCTGAGGATGTTTCCCTGCCGCCGGAAGAGACTGTCGAACTCGCCTTTCGGGAAGTCCTGCGTTCCTGCCTGACGCAGATCGCGGACAACCGGGCGGCCATCCTGGAAAGCGACGACCCGGAAGGCCCGCACCAGTTTCGCATTGGCCTGCGCCGGCTGCGTAGCGCCTTCCGCCTGTTCAAGCCGGTCCTCAATCCGCTGACGCTCAAGAGTCTCGATGCCCAGGCCCGCATTCTCGCCACGGAAGCCGGCAAGGTCCGCGATCTGGACGTGCTGACGGATGAAATCGTTTCGCCTCTGGCAAGGATTGCTCCGGAAGGTATCGGCCTTGAGCCGCTTCTTGAGCATCTGCGCACCATTCGCGAGGAAAGCCGTGCCGCCCTGCACGCCCATCTGAAAGAGCCGGACGTCAATGCCTTCCTGTTCGATCTGGCCGCCTATACGGAAGGCCGGGGCTGGCTCGATCTCCACGACTTCGACCAGACGGCGCGGCTTGCCCAGACCATCCGCGTCTATTCGCGCAAGGCGCTCGACAAGCAGTGGAAGAAGGTTTCCAGATACGGCGCCAGGATCGACGACTTGACGATCCCCGAACGCCATGAAATGCGCAAGGCGCTGAAGAAGCTGCGCTACGGCGTCGAATTCTTCGGCAGCCTTTATCCGAAATCCGACCTCAAGCCGTTCCTGAAGCGCATGAAGCGGCTGCAGGATATCTTCGGTTATCTGAACGACGTCGCCATGGCGGAAAAACTCGCCGCCCTGCCCAATATCAGCGGCAAGTCCTCACGGCAGGTGCTGCTCGCGATCGGCTTCGTCATCGGCTGGCACGAGGCCCAGTCCTCCGGCACATGGCCCCACGCCAAGGGCTACTGGCAGGACACGAAAAAGGTGCCGAAGTTCTGGCTCTGA
- the phnF gene encoding phosphonate metabolism transcriptional regulator PhnF: MTIRTTLDRGTGIAIWRQIMEWLKAEIASGAFEKGSRLPPESEIAARFGVNRHTVRRAIAALTAEGVLRADQGRGTFVAAAPITYPITSRTRFSEIVSGQDKAPSGRLIGSGTEEADALLANWLKVPIGTLLIRIENLRVADGVPVMIGTSWFEQSRFPNLVADYAETGSITKALAKAGVSDYRRKESRVTAELVEPQDVAVLGIASGQPILVVESLNLDADGEPMQYTRTRMAADRIQLVVES; the protein is encoded by the coding sequence ATGACAATTCGCACGACACTCGATCGCGGCACGGGCATCGCCATCTGGCGCCAGATCATGGAATGGCTGAAGGCTGAAATCGCCAGCGGCGCCTTCGAAAAGGGCAGCCGCCTGCCGCCGGAATCGGAGATCGCCGCCCGCTTCGGCGTCAATCGCCATACGGTGCGGCGCGCTATTGCCGCCCTGACGGCGGAAGGGGTGCTGCGCGCCGACCAGGGCCGGGGAACGTTCGTCGCTGCTGCGCCGATCACCTATCCGATCACGTCACGCACGCGGTTTTCGGAGATTGTGTCCGGCCAGGACAAGGCGCCGAGCGGGCGGCTGATCGGGTCGGGAACGGAAGAAGCTGACGCATTGCTGGCGAACTGGCTGAAAGTGCCGATCGGCACGCTGCTTATCCGGATCGAAAACCTGCGGGTCGCCGATGGGGTGCCGGTCATGATTGGCACCAGCTGGTTCGAACAGAGCCGGTTTCCGAATCTCGTCGCCGACTATGCGGAAACCGGATCGATTACCAAGGCGCTGGCGAAGGCAGGTGTTTCAGACTACCGGCGCAAGGAAAGCCGGGTCACGGCGGAACTGGTCGAGCCGCAAGACGTCGCGGTCCTGGGCATCGCCTCAGGCCAGCCGATCCTGGTCGTGGAAAGCCTGAACCTCGACGCGGATGGCGAGCCCATGCAGTACACGAGGACGCGCATGGCAGCGGACCGGATCCAGCTTGTCGTGGAAAGTTGA
- a CDS encoding DUF805 domain-containing protein: protein MFQAADTVLSNYFTFSGRASRSEYWWWMLFVFLTSLVMVFVDALLIAPFLGQSALTLKGPSPASLVTNLLLFFPSITVSVRRLHDIDRSGWWSFIVLVPLIGSLIYLYWTMKGGTQGSNSYGPAPY from the coding sequence ATGTTTCAGGCAGCCGATACTGTTCTTTCGAATTACTTCACATTTTCCGGCCGCGCGAGCCGGTCCGAATACTGGTGGTGGATGCTTTTCGTTTTTCTTACCTCCCTTGTCATGGTCTTTGTCGATGCTTTGCTGATCGCCCCTTTCCTCGGACAAAGCGCCTTGACGCTGAAAGGCCCAAGCCCGGCCAGCCTGGTTACCAACCTTCTGCTGTTCTTCCCGAGCATCACGGTTTCCGTGCGCCGCCTGCACGACATCGACAGGTCGGGCTGGTGGTCCTTTATCGTGCTGGTGCCACTGATCGGCTCGCTGATTTACCTCTACTGGACCATGAAAGGCGGAACGCAAGGCTCGAATTCCTATGGTCCCGCGCCCTACTGA
- a CDS encoding alpha-D-ribose 1-methylphosphonate 5-triphosphate diphosphatase — protein sequence MSAEPTVFKNARLILPDSVIDGSLTCENGKVADIDGKTAVAGHDCEGDYLLPGLIELHTDHLEIHYAPRPKVRWNPVSAVQAHDAQIACAGITTVFDALRVGMDEDADLRAPDMRQLADAIEQGQAENRLRADHFIHLRCEVSAPDVLDAYKFFETDSRVRLLSLMDHTPGQRQFVSLDAYKIYYQGKKGFSDAEMEAFIKARQSRAGNIAPNNRKALAADAHARGIAIASHDDATPEHVEEAVDLGTRIAEFPTTIEAARASRQAGMSVLMGAPNVVRGGSHSGNISARELAEAGCLDVLSSDYVPVSLVQAAFQLADEVESISLPEAIGTVTSTPAKAIGLDDRGSLETGKRADMVQVRMVGNVPIVRGVWREGRRVA from the coding sequence ATGAGCGCCGAACCGACCGTTTTCAAGAACGCCCGCCTGATCCTGCCCGACAGCGTGATCGACGGCAGTCTGACCTGCGAGAACGGCAAGGTCGCCGACATCGACGGCAAAACCGCCGTTGCTGGCCACGATTGCGAAGGCGACTACCTTCTTCCCGGCCTGATTGAACTGCACACCGACCACCTCGAGATCCACTACGCGCCGCGCCCCAAGGTGCGGTGGAACCCGGTCTCCGCCGTCCAGGCCCATGATGCCCAGATCGCCTGCGCCGGGATCACCACCGTGTTCGACGCCCTGCGTGTCGGCATGGACGAGGATGCGGACCTGCGCGCGCCGGACATGCGCCAGCTCGCCGACGCCATCGAGCAGGGGCAGGCGGAAAACCGGCTGCGCGCGGACCACTTCATCCACCTGCGCTGCGAAGTTTCGGCTCCCGATGTTCTGGATGCCTACAAGTTCTTCGAAACCGACAGCCGCGTCCGCCTGCTTTCCCTGATGGATCACACCCCGGGTCAGCGCCAGTTCGTGTCGCTGGATGCCTACAAGATCTATTATCAGGGCAAGAAGGGTTTTTCCGACGCGGAAATGGAAGCCTTCATCAAGGCGCGCCAGTCCCGCGCCGGAAACATCGCCCCGAACAACCGCAAGGCGCTTGCGGCCGACGCCCATGCGCGCGGTATTGCGATCGCCAGCCACGATGATGCGACGCCTGAACACGTCGAGGAAGCCGTGGACCTCGGCACCCGCATTGCCGAATTCCCGACGACGATCGAAGCGGCCCGGGCCTCCAGGCAGGCGGGCATGAGCGTGCTCATGGGCGCGCCCAACGTGGTGCGCGGCGGCTCGCACTCGGGCAACATCTCCGCCCGGGAGCTCGCGGAAGCCGGCTGCCTCGACGTACTGTCCTCTGATTACGTTCCCGTGTCGCTGGTGCAAGCCGCTTTCCAGCTGGCCGACGAAGTCGAGAGCATCAGCTTGCCTGAGGCGATCGGGACAGTGACCTCGACCCCTGCCAAGGCAATCGGCCTCGATGATCGCGGATCCCTGGAAACGGGTAAACGCGCCGACATGGTTCAGGTCAGGATGGTCGGCAACGTGCCGATCGTCCGCGGCGTCTGGCGCGAAGGCCGCAGGGTTGCCTGA
- the phnN gene encoding phosphonate metabolism protein/1,5-bisphosphokinase (PRPP-forming) PhnN, translating to MTGTATQADRNGKLGPGKMVLVVGPSGAGKDTLLNALKERLAEDPRFRFATRQITRPADGATETHIPISEAYFDEALAAGRFALAWRAHGLGYILPAELDDVIKAGGIVIANGSRHALPDALEKYENAVVLLITAPKAVLAERLAARGRESREEIERRLDRSQLDMQDIPNLARVENTGTVEEALDKILKKLT from the coding sequence ATGACCGGAACGGCGACGCAGGCGGACAGGAACGGAAAGCTCGGACCGGGCAAGATGGTCCTGGTTGTCGGGCCGAGCGGTGCGGGTAAAGACACGCTGCTGAATGCGCTGAAGGAGCGCCTGGCGGAGGATCCCCGTTTCCGCTTCGCCACGCGGCAAATCACCCGCCCTGCGGATGGGGCGACCGAAACCCATATTCCGATCTCCGAGGCGTACTTCGACGAAGCCTTGGCCGCCGGCCGTTTTGCACTCGCCTGGCGCGCTCACGGCCTCGGCTATATCCTGCCTGCGGAGCTGGACGATGTCATAAAGGCAGGCGGCATAGTTATCGCCAACGGCTCCCGCCACGCCCTTCCCGACGCGCTGGAAAAATACGAAAATGCCGTGGTGCTTCTGATCACCGCGCCAAAGGCCGTCCTGGCCGAAAGGCTTGCCGCTCGTGGCCGCGAAAGCCGCGAGGAAATCGAACGGCGTCTCGATCGCTCTCAATTGGACATGCAGGACATTCCGAACCTGGCCCGCGTCGAAAACACAGGGACGGTGGAAGAGGCCCTGGACAAAATACTGAAAAAATTAACGTAA
- the phnK gene encoding phosphonate C-P lyase system protein PhnK: MTDFFNNDPLLQVNGVTRYYGDRIGCRNVSFQLWPGEVLAIVGESGSGKTTLLNCLSTRLAPTAGAIEYRMRDGAMRNLYQLGEAERRLLMRTDWGFVHQNAADGLRMTVSAGANVGERLMAVGDRHYGHIRETATDWLGRVEIESDRIDDDPRSFSGGMRQRLQIARNLVTHPRLVFMDEPTGGLDVSVQARLLDLLRRLVADLGLSVVIVTHDLAVARLLSHRIMVMRHGEVIETGLTDQVLDDPREPYTQLLVSSILQV; this comes from the coding sequence ATGACCGATTTTTTCAATAACGACCCGCTCCTTCAGGTCAATGGCGTCACCCGCTACTACGGCGACCGCATCGGCTGCCGGAACGTGTCCTTCCAGCTCTGGCCGGGCGAGGTTCTCGCCATCGTCGGCGAGAGCGGATCCGGCAAGACCACCTTGCTCAACTGCCTGTCGACCCGCCTGGCCCCGACCGCCGGCGCCATCGAATACCGCATGCGCGACGGCGCCATGCGCAATCTCTATCAGCTTGGCGAGGCTGAACGGCGCCTGCTGATGCGCACCGACTGGGGTTTCGTTCATCAGAATGCCGCCGACGGCCTGCGCATGACCGTCTCCGCCGGCGCCAATGTCGGCGAACGGCTAATGGCGGTCGGCGATCGCCATTACGGCCATATCCGCGAAACCGCGACCGACTGGCTCGGCCGGGTGGAAATCGAATCCGACCGGATCGACGACGATCCGAGGTCTTTTTCCGGCGGCATGCGCCAGAGACTGCAGATCGCCCGCAATCTGGTAACCCATCCCCGCCTGGTGTTCATGGACGAGCCGACCGGCGGCCTGGATGTGTCCGTCCAGGCGCGGCTTCTGGATCTACTTCGGCGTCTGGTGGCGGATCTCGGACTTTCCGTTGTCATCGTGACCCACGACCTGGCCGTCGCCCGGCTTCTGTCGCACCGGATCATGGTCATGCGTCACGGCGAAGTCATCGAAACCGGGCTGACCGATCAGGTGCTCGACGATCCGCGCGAGCCCTATACCCAGCTTCTCGTTTCCTCCATCCTCCAGGTCTGA
- a CDS encoding alpha-D-ribose 1-methylphosphonate 5-phosphate C-P-lyase PhnJ, which translates to MTAQPKPLDEGEYNFAYLDEQTKRMIRRAILKGIAVPGYQVPFASREMPMPYGWGTGGVQVTASILGADDCLKVIDQGSDDTTNAVAIRGFFEKTARVETTFETSEASIIQTRHRIPEKDLREDQIIVFQVPIPEPLRYLEPRETETRKMHALEEYGLMHVKLYEDIARNGHIATTYAYPVLVNNRYVMDPSPTPKFDNPKIDKMAALQLYGAGREKRIYAIPPFTEVKSLDFEDYPFEVQKFDKPCGLCGAENVYLDEVILDDKGGRMFVCSDSDYCEERREAGHLGPMAADPNAMTLAGGTSTEQSEEPAR; encoded by the coding sequence ATGACCGCCCAGCCAAAACCGCTCGACGAAGGCGAGTACAACTTCGCCTATCTGGACGAACAGACCAAGCGCATGATCCGCCGGGCCATTCTGAAGGGCATTGCCGTGCCCGGCTACCAGGTGCCCTTCGCCTCCCGCGAGATGCCCATGCCCTATGGCTGGGGCACCGGCGGCGTTCAGGTCACAGCGTCGATTCTCGGCGCCGACGACTGCCTGAAAGTGATCGACCAGGGTTCTGACGACACCACCAACGCGGTCGCCATCCGCGGCTTCTTCGAAAAGACGGCCAGGGTCGAAACCACATTCGAAACCTCGGAGGCGTCGATCATCCAGACCCGCCACCGCATCCCGGAAAAGGACCTGCGCGAAGACCAGATCATCGTCTTCCAGGTGCCGATCCCGGAACCCCTGCGCTATCTGGAGCCCCGGGAGACGGAAACCCGGAAGATGCATGCGCTGGAAGAATACGGCCTCATGCATGTGAAGCTCTACGAGGACATCGCCAGGAACGGCCACATCGCCACCACCTATGCCTACCCGGTGCTGGTGAACAACCGCTATGTGATGGACCCATCGCCAACGCCGAAATTCGACAATCCGAAGATCGACAAGATGGCAGCCCTCCAGCTCTACGGCGCAGGGCGCGAGAAACGGATCTACGCGATCCCGCCCTTCACCGAGGTCAAGAGCCTCGACTTCGAGGATTACCCCTTCGAGGTCCAGAAATTCGACAAGCCCTGCGGGTTGTGCGGCGCGGAGAACGTCTATCTCGACGAGGTCATCCTCGACGACAAGGGCGGACGGATGTTCGTCTGCTCCGACAGCGACTATTGCGAGGAACGCCGCGAGGCCGGGCATCTCGGCCCAATGGCCGCCGATCCCAATGCCATGACCCTTGCCGGCGGCACGTCCACCGAACAATCAGAGGAGCCGGCCCGATGA
- the phnL gene encoding phosphonate C-P lyase system protein PhnL, which yields MPVRLYLSNVGKSFTMHLQGGTTIPVVSGVDFSVDTGECVVLGGPSGAGKSSILKMIYGNYRCDAGQILVTVGDEIVNVADAEPRKILELRKDMIGYVSQFLRVIPRVPAVEVVAEPLILQGGDEGQALAKARDLLTRLNVPERLWDLPPATFSGGEQQRVNIARGFIAHYPLLLLDEPTASLDAANRAVVVELVAEKKQDGVAMVGILHDQDVRDKISDRIVDVTAFRAEAA from the coding sequence ATGCCAGTGCGTCTATATCTCAGCAATGTCGGCAAGTCCTTCACCATGCACCTGCAGGGCGGCACGACCATTCCCGTCGTTTCCGGCGTCGATTTTTCCGTCGATACGGGCGAATGCGTGGTGCTCGGCGGTCCGTCAGGGGCCGGCAAGAGTTCCATCCTCAAGATGATTTACGGCAATTACCGCTGCGACGCGGGCCAGATCCTGGTGACGGTCGGCGACGAAATCGTCAACGTGGCGGATGCCGAACCGCGCAAAATCCTGGAGCTGCGCAAGGACATGATCGGCTACGTCAGCCAGTTCCTGCGGGTCATCCCGCGCGTGCCGGCGGTCGAAGTCGTTGCAGAACCTCTGATCCTGCAAGGCGGGGACGAGGGGCAGGCGCTTGCCAAGGCCCGCGATCTCCTGACCCGGCTGAATGTACCCGAAAGGCTCTGGGATCTTCCGCCTGCAACCTTTTCCGGCGGCGAACAGCAGCGTGTGAACATTGCCCGCGGCTTCATCGCCCACTATCCGCTGCTTCTGCTCGATGAACCGACCGCCTCCCTCGATGCGGCCAATCGGGCCGTGGTCGTTGAACTGGTAGCAGAGAAGAAGCAGGACGGCGTCGCCATGGTCGGGATCCTGCACGACCAGGACGTTCGCGATAAAATTTCCGACCGGATCGTCGACGTCACCGCCTTCCGGGCGGAGGCGGCCTGA
- a CDS encoding DUF1045 domain-containing protein, with amino-acid sequence MRYAVYYAAPANDPLMDLGGTWLGRDPFSGKDRIQPAVAGLQTEALHALTTDPRRYGFHGTLKAPFSLKADAGEADLIEACETFAAQVAPFSLKELSVNRLGSFLALTPTLPEAELSAFAGLCVRAFEPFRAPLSDTDIERRRKSGLTPKQDGYLTGWGYPYIFDEFRFHMTLSNKLEDEAQAAVLKDAAETFFAPVTGASRQIATFGLYTEAERGAPFVIRKIFHLTGNVLPSESSALEEIQ; translated from the coding sequence ATGCGCTATGCGGTTTACTATGCGGCTCCGGCCAATGATCCCCTGATGGATCTGGGCGGCACCTGGCTCGGACGGGATCCGTTTTCGGGCAAGGACCGGATCCAACCGGCCGTTGCCGGCCTCCAAACCGAGGCCCTTCACGCCCTGACCACCGATCCGCGCCGCTACGGATTTCACGGGACGCTGAAGGCGCCGTTTTCCCTGAAGGCCGATGCCGGCGAAGCGGATCTTATTGAGGCTTGCGAGACGTTCGCCGCGCAAGTCGCGCCCTTTTCTCTGAAGGAACTGTCGGTCAACCGCCTGGGCAGCTTCCTGGCCCTCACCCCGACGTTACCGGAAGCGGAACTCTCAGCCTTTGCCGGCCTGTGCGTGCGCGCCTTCGAGCCGTTTCGGGCACCGCTATCCGACACCGATATCGAGCGCCGCCGCAAGAGCGGCCTGACGCCGAAGCAGGACGGCTACCTGACCGGCTGGGGCTATCCTTACATTTTCGACGAATTCCGCTTCCACATGACCTTGAGCAACAAGCTCGAGGACGAAGCGCAAGCAGCAGTCCTGAAAGACGCTGCCGAAACCTTTTTTGCGCCCGTGACCGGCGCCTCCCGGCAGATCGCCACGTTCGGTCTCTATACCGAGGCCGAGCGCGGCGCACCGTTCGTCATCAGGAAGATTTTTCATCTGACCGGCAACGTGCTGCCCTCCGAATCATCCGCCCTTGAGGAAATCCAATGA
- the phnH gene encoding phosphonate C-P lyase system protein PhnH, whose amino-acid sequence MTVLDRNADLTKTAAPLAAGFADPVHDAQRCFRTIMNAMARPGTLQAIETGGLKPPAPLTPVAAAIALTLVDYDTPVWLDGPFARSEAVKTFLRFHTGAPIVSEPVEAAFALIADPAHLSSLGKFHQGTLEYPDRSTTLILTGQTLANEGPITLSGPGIETETAFSAGPVSPAFWDQVKANNAQFPRGIDLIFAGSAEIAALPRSTTVQEA is encoded by the coding sequence ATGACTGTTCTCGATCGAAACGCGGATCTGACGAAGACCGCAGCCCCCCTGGCCGCCGGCTTCGCCGATCCGGTCCACGATGCCCAGCGCTGCTTTCGCACCATCATGAACGCCATGGCCCGTCCGGGCACCCTGCAGGCCATCGAAACCGGCGGTCTGAAACCGCCCGCGCCGCTCACGCCCGTCGCAGCGGCCATTGCCCTGACCCTGGTCGACTACGACACCCCGGTCTGGCTGGATGGGCCCTTTGCCCGGTCCGAAGCGGTAAAGACCTTCCTGCGCTTTCACACCGGCGCGCCTATCGTAAGCGAACCGGTCGAGGCTGCTTTCGCGCTGATCGCCGATCCGGCCCATCTGAGCAGCCTTGGCAAGTTCCATCAGGGCACGCTGGAATATCCGGACCGTTCAACCACCCTTATCCTGACCGGCCAGACGCTGGCGAACGAGGGGCCCATCACCCTCTCCGGTCCGGGCATCGAAACCGAGACGGCTTTTTCGGCAGGGCCCGTATCGCCCGCCTTCTGGGACCAGGTGAAGGCCAACAACGCCCAGTTTCCGCGCGGGATCGACCTGATCTTTGCCGGATCGGCCGAAATCGCGGCCCTGCCCCGCTCCACAACCGTTCAGGAGGCCTGA